Part of the Xiphophorus couchianus chromosome 2, X_couchianus-1.0, whole genome shotgun sequence genome, CATAAAGCTCAGCTGCACTAAACCAAGACgtcttaaaagtttttattttagagtttgACCTTTTAGGGGAACGTTAAATAAGTATATTTTTGGTCCcgatatttttggaaaaacatgCAGCCGACAGCATGAAACAGTAAATGTGACCAATCTGAAACAAAGAGCGCTGCAATGGCACACACTTCCATGAGGGACAGGTGGGGCAACATCTCTTTGGAGGGGTTAATTCAGCAGATGAAGATGATTTAACGCTCCACATCTTTAACAGGAAAAGCATTTGGTTGTCATTATACAAGTATTAAACCATACATCATGATAGGATTCACCACCTGCAAAGAAACTAACTATCCCTACGCATGTCAGACACCTATGACAGTTCAACACAAGCAATAGGCAGAGTTAAGTTCAACAATAATCCCCACTGACCCTTGACTGTACTTCTGTGTCATGCCACAACACACAAAGATACTCAGAATGGCAAATACTTTCCTAAAAcggagaggagaaggaggaagaggaggaaaacgAGAAGAAGGCGGGTGCTAGAAAACAGAGGATATTGATTACAGAGCTCTCTCCCTGATTCCTGCTGAGCATCATCGGAGCAACACAACGCGTCAAAGGATGAGATTCATGCACACGCTGATGCGCTTAGAAAGTGTGTGATGTGTCTGCATCTTTCTGCAGTCCTGGAACTGAAACTGCAGCCTGTACACCGAAAACATGAGCCCACTGTggcctgctgctgcttttcaacCCTTTCGTAGCGGTGATTGTGATGATTGCAGCTCCTCGTAGGTGGCAGTGGGAAAAAAACgagttcttatttttaaatctctctttctgttttggtCATCCAGCTCTGCCTTAACGAGGAAATGATGGCAAAAGTAAAAAGGTGGTAAAAAGGTGTTGACGAGTGCCGTCCTGTGTCAGTTTTATAGTGCAGCGTGAAAATCCCGTGTTGAGATCAGCTGAAATAAAGCAACACTTCATTCTGATCTCTCCGGATGATGAGGAAGAGCGCAGAGCTGATGGTGATGATTTCCTAAACATGAcatagttgggtttttttttttttttttctcccatacTGCAAAACCTTGTGTAGCAATAAAAATCCTTGTGTTACTGTAAAAAATTGTCCTGTTTGTTTAAATACGAATATAGTACCGAGTTTCTGCTCTTTAGGAAATGATAGTCCGTTGTGAGGTGAAGGACGGTTCTGCCTTCACTACAACTCCATATCCTGAGCCTCGTCCTCGGAAAAGTCCGACATTGAGCTCTCGGAGGAGGAGTCGCCTCCgccctcctcctgctcctttAGAGCCTCCTCTGTGGCGTACTTCTGGATGTATTCTGGAAGAGACGAGCAGAGAAATGAGTCCAAGCTGACGTCCACAGCAGCTTCACGTCTATCAGACACAGAAAAGCCTCGTGCGCTTCAGGCGAGAGAACATTACGCTGCTGTGACCGAAAACATGAGCCCACTGTGGCCTGCTGCTGCTCAGTCACAGAAACTCTGCCTTGCAAAAACTTTCGTCCAAAACCTTctgctactttgttttggtccatTTTGGTgtcaaaattttacaaataaaactttaaataaaactcatttagagTTTTATCAACAAATGTTACATCACCTTTGTGGAAAGGCGACGTAAAAACGCATAATTTCCAGAATAGGacatttgttaacattttgaaagaactgccattttatttctgtttttaggttttaagaaccataaaacaaaaacaacaacaaaaaggattaatacattttcttcaatgGGATGTTGATGTTTACACACAAATAACTGCTTAAACATAATgttgacaaaaaatattactgataCTTTATtccatacaaaaaaaaaatagaactgcTAAATCTGCATTTGTTATATCTATGttagaatatttaaatgtgGTTCTGCACATTTCTAGCCCAATAATTAAAAGCCATTGTGGAAGGATCAGAAAGCCACTTGCTGCAGACGCCAAAACCagccaataaaacacaataaactttattgttgGAGCAttagaaaatgtggaaatattcTAGAAATATGAATATGTCTGTAAAAGGATTTAACAGGCACAACAATACAAGTTACATCTACTCCAACAACAACTGCACAGACAAAGTGAGCGTCTGCATCCCAGTGATCCAGTCCACACCATTAAGTTAAAATCAGATCAGTAACTTTTGCTGTATGAAACCCaatgaaactaaaatttcaGACATATTCAATTTTAGTTTGATCAAAGGTGTCGTACCTTTGATCTTGTGTTTATAGTCCTCTGGCCGGTGCAGGTACATGGCGGCGGCGTCCCCGTTCAGAGGGTCGATGGGGTTGGGGTAGGCGAGCAGCTGAGGGAGAAAGGACTCAAAGATGTTGGTGAGGTCTGAGAAAAGAACGGAGAAACGTGTGAGAGCAGAATCAACGTCAGGCACCAGGAGTCTCTCAGTTGTAACTAggttattctgatttttttattaaaaacacaatcgGTTCCTTTTCTGAGCTCATTTCTGGATGGTTCCCCACTGACTTGGGAGAAATCCTCTTCCGTTTACTGGTATTTAAGGGAAATGTTGAAGTTTACTTTTAGCGCTGCTGTCTGTTATGCAACAAACCTGAGAAACTGGGGGGAAGGAGCAGACAGGAAGCTAACAGGTGACGCAGGATTTGCTGCACCTTCTTTATAGCAAACAGAGGCTTCCTCAGGGAACCAACCAGAAGGACGAATCTCATGTCGTTGGTGTCATTAGTGGTTCTCAGGTCGTACCCGACTCTCCAAGCTAACTACAAAATATTACCTTTCAACGACGAAGTTAAgacataaaacattgtttttatgtcgTCAGTCAATGTCCTGTGTTTGTGCatataaaactcaaacttttaatCCCTataatatactttatttatcaGGGCCAAAGCGCTCAGACGTATTGAAACGTTTTGAAGTTTTGAACAGATCCCTGGTTCGGCcattacaaataaacatgtGCGCTATAATAACTGTAAGATAATTTCACCAACATAAGATCTATGTAACTTTCACTTGACACAATGTAGAAACGCACAAcagtgcgcacacacacagcagccagTGTGATTATTAAAACAGCTTCTTCTGACTCTGCTTCTGTCCTGTCCTTGGATAACATCACAGAGCAGCTCCGGTGCAGACGTATTTAAACATCCAAAGATTAATTTTAGCGAACAAAAGTCAATCAAACTTTCAAAACTCacattgttttcttgtttaaagTACCTAAAGTCAATGGAACCAGTAAAACCTCTCCACAAAAAGTCCTTAACCCAGCTGAACGAGTCGACAGATCTCAACCTGTGGCTCTTCTTGCCTTTGCTtgctgtgttattttatttaaagtaattttttacaCAACAGTTAATTAGTTTGGAAATTAAGTATTTATGTAAGTTCttgatataaagaaaaacagagaactaGAGTGTCGACCTTCTGTTCATCTGTAACCATCTCAATGTGTGAATGAAGGAGAAATGGAGATCTGTTTCTTGAACATGAACTTAGATGTATGacgaaaacaaaacaagctccACGCACAAATGGAAGACGTAAACAATCAACAGAAAAGTCTGCAGATTTTGATATTCATAAGTAAAAACCTAAAGAATCAAAATACTTTTCCAACTCAAAGTTCTGCTGCTCTGATCTTATTACAGGAAACAACGAGAACAATGAAACTGATCGGCAGGCATCGGCCGATTTCTGTGGCTGTTTCTGAACACAACATTGAACTCATCGAGTTTGTCTCGATTTTATTTAAGGAACACAGAAGAGCCCAACCGAATGGGAAACCCAGAGAAAAGTCTATGTAGCCACAACAGTCATCACCCCGTCATGCAGAAACTCCTACACACAATCTGCTCTTCCAGGTTAAACTGTTTAACAGAGGAGCCCAGTGAACTGTCTAAATCAAGCTAAAAGTTTATTATATTCTGTACTTTATCTCTATTGCAAAGAAATTTACTTGTTTAGCTTGTGATGCTGTAGCATATTTGTAGTTTCCAAGTTAAACTAACTTAAATAAACAGATATTTTACTATGCAACACTCTTGTggaaacagcaagaaaaaaaatcaataactttGCCCTCTTTACATTTTATCCTATAAGTAACTGATCTCCGATCATGATATTAAAAGACGACTCTAATTAAGTGCTACCATCAAAACGAACTGTGACACGTTTAATTAAACGCCGATATCTTTGCTTGCTCTGCAGATTTTTACTGTCTGCTGGCAGGAGTGTGTGTCCACACACTTGTGAGCGTACCTGACTCAGCGTGCGTCAGCATCGATGACACAATCTGAAGTTTGTGGCAAGCTAGCATTTGAAAGTTAACAAAATTAATGACATCGACAGTGAACACATACAATTACTACATGATGTGATCTTTTGAGGGGACAGGTGATCTCATTGGCCCTCACTGAGTAATGTCAGGGAAACCGATGGACCGTCCCCCTAGCGGGTTATGAACTGACTCACGGTCAACGCTGGACGTTTTGTGCCAGActtttttgactaaaactaCAAAGACACCAGACAGCCAAGGGACAAAATGACCTAAACCCAAACATGTCTTCCTCACTTGTTCAAGACTTTCTAATCTATCAGCTCTGAATGCTTGACCTGAATACAAGCAGTAGTTATCACTGCAGTGTAAGCTGATTAAACAGAGACACAGTGTAAAGCTCTACAGCAGAGGTCCAGTTTGAGCGCATCACTCTATCTGCGTGGGTCGTTTTCAGGCCGTGACCGTTAGTTTAGCTAAGTTTGGATCTTCAGCTGACGCCCCTGTGACCTACCGTAGAGGGCCGTCCATGTCTGGTTGATTACATCTAAACACACGGTTCCTGACctgagaaacacacacagcagcagcgtaagtgatgaaaactgaaaagattGATTTTATGCTCAAGCATCTGTCGCAACAAGTAGAAGCTAGCTCAACTTACGCTTCATCGATATTGGGATGAAAGATTTTGttcataaaacctgaaaaaaagaagattttattaAGATTCAAACAATCGCTCATTTATTCTCTCATTTTGTGTTTCCATCATATTATGATTTGATCATGACAAAATAAGAACTATCTGGCCTACTTGTCACTAAAACACCATTTTACAGAAGTAAAACATATCCGTACCTATTGACGGTGATTTGAATGGATATTTATCTGGCAGGTCCACCCGAACCTTCCACACGCCTCCTTCATACGGtgctaaaacattaaaatcaaacaagtgTTCATTTTCAATAATTATGCATTGCAAAACAATTCACACCCGTTaaactttttcaccttttgttttattcaaaccaGAAACGTTTAAGTGTGGGATTATGGTATTTCATGCCGACCAACACATACATGTGCATAATTATGAAACGCAAAGAAAACAACGCCGGACTGAGAGAAAGGAGAGGATTAATTAGTGAAGCAGCCTAGATGAACGTGCTAActccagaggagctgcagaggtaaaaaaataaaaaaaggtcaaCTATTCGTCAACCATAGGGGAGGGAAATTTGGTCAGACTAGATGGAGTTGGACACTGTTAAAGATTTATGATTAGGACGGAGGTTCGTCTTCCAAAACACGCAGCTAGATCTGCAATAGAACAGCTAGaagcaaaagaataaaaaaactttcagtCGTTTATATTCCGTTTAATGTGTTAGAACGGCCTAGTTGAAGTTCAGAGATTTGTTGAATTGGCctaacacagaaaaatacatagaaatttaaagttttaatgtaacaaaatgtgaaaaagtggtgtgaattttatttttttttgcgaGGCACAAATGCTTACATAAAGTCTAAAAATGTGAAAGCTTACTAGGCTTTATGCACATCTGGTAAAATACTGTGGTATGCTGCTGAAGACAAACAATATAGACTCTTACTTCCAGGTGGTCCGTGGAACTTGACCACAAACTCATTCAGTCCACTCAGGATAGTGACCTCGTGTTTACTCTCAATGCTGATTCCTGGTTAAAGGAAAACACGCCTCCAACATCTTACAGTGATCAAGAACCTCAGGAGGAAAGTTAAAACCCCAACAAAGCGGTTTCATAACCGTCTTCCTTCTAGCCCCTCCATGGCCTTGGCTGGGCAGAAGTCAAACGCTGGGTCAGTTCCATCAGCTGCAACAATGAAATCAATAATTCAGAAGCCTCGATCAGATAAACTCAATCAGCAAACATAAAcctcaacaataaaacaatcacaTGGTAGACGTTTAAGACAAAAAATCGTCAACTGCACAgtgaaagcaaaaacacaaagacgaAATAATGAGTCATTTTATTCGACGAAAACATCAAACCTTCTGGATGGTTTATAGTCACAGGATGTGGTGATGGCAAGAAACATGAGGGTGAGTCAGCTGTCGAACAACAACACAGTGAGGTGGAAGTATTTAATCTCAACGGCTGCTCGACTCTGAAGTAAGCCTTTCACCTCATTTCATCACTGTCAGGAAACTATCAGTCGTTTATATTCCAACAGTCTAATTGGGACGGCGCAGGCATGGCAGCTACAGTCGTTCAGCTGCTGGAGAGCAAACAACTCAAACTTCATagcagcataaaaaaacataatgacaaaggtttaaatacatttgccACGCCAAAAATGGCAGCAACCCACAGACAGGAAGACTAAATGTGATGTAAGGAAACGGATcctataaataaaacttgataGAGATGTACAACTTGTGCTCTTCGCCCCTGAGGGTTTCCCGTAGAAACTCAGGCAGAGCTCTTTCAGTTGTAGATACACAAGAGAAAACCTGCTTGGCTGAAAGTTCACACTGCTCTTTAAATCAGCACTTTAGCTCATACAATAATCTACTAAGTATAACGACACGTGTCTGTTTCATCAATTATCCcatttgaaagaaacaaatcaatcaaGCAGGTAAAAGGTCGTAGTTTTCCATCTgccttcttttgtgtttttgtttctgtcaagTGTGGGAGTGACGATGTCTAAAATCCATCGGATACTGAGAGAAAGATTCCCCTTCAGCTAAAAACTTACATTGCTACATTTTACTAATATTACTTTTATgcattaattctttttttattgaagcttGCATTAgcacagattatttgttttcctaCCAAGTACTTCAAGTAGCCTTGTGATGCAGAAATAAACCTGCCTTGCCTgcaagatgttaaaaaaaaaaaacataggtGTTCCTCTCTgtatatgtaataaaaaatcctttattaccacttacttaaaataaaaataataaaaggaaaaaagaagaagaggccTGTCTGGCTGTGCAATTTGAAACAgattctgatttttcttttcacagaaaCAAGCAGCAGCTTCTTTGAAAATGGtagtagtttaaaaaatatataaatctctAATATatcaaaacctcaaaacaaagTGCATCAAAGAACTCAAATTGTTTGAGATCTAATGATTACTTTTATGGATGtggtgaaaaaatatatttcagtctGTTAAGGGAAGTTTAGCAGAATTGATCTGTAGTGGACTACTTGTTGCATCTTtaattaaggtaaaaaaaaaaaaaaagaaatatctgtAAGATACCTTTCAAAATACCATCTAAGTTTTGAGTAGTTTGTAGacaattttcttaaattataaaTTGTCTAAGCAGTTACAAAATATTCTTATGGATGGTAAAAATCAAGTGAAGCTATCCAAACTAGCAGAAAATAACATAGTGGTGATACTACTAGTAAAAATCTCAAtattagctgaaataaattcacattttcctccttttgtGTCCTTCCAATACTCTATATTAGTCAGGTGTGAAGCAAGACACCAACATGCTAATTACCAATATCACggtactttaaatatttaatattttagtcaaCAATAACTGCACTCCAAACAGTCCTGTG contains:
- the LOC114159799 gene encoding ubiquitin-conjugating enzyme E2 H-like, whose protein sequence is MSSPSPGKRRMDTDVVKLIESKHEVTILSGLNEFVVKFHGPPGTPYEGGVWKVRVDLPDKYPFKSPSIGFMNKIFHPNIDEASGTVCLDVINQTWTALYDLTNIFESFLPQLLAYPNPIDPLNGDAAAMYLHRPEDYKHKIKEYIQKYATEEALKEQEEGGGDSSSESSMSDFSEDEAQDMEL